A genomic stretch from Arachis stenosperma cultivar V10309 chromosome 3, arast.V10309.gnm1.PFL2, whole genome shotgun sequence includes:
- the LOC130968961 gene encoding membrane-bound O-acyltransferase gup1-like: protein MGTSAANKENFKGSRIEPWKQKELYFLVTYAFVFYVIIIRRSLQLSHDYGKQLFGLRPGWLIPRQLNDVTDAQWRNLRGNIPVLTVVFGIFTLLANLMRAFFNLKVGGMSIIWLLFSLTYLSYLHGACIIFVLSIATVNFLLVKIFAQKKYFPLVIWSYNSFFLVCNRIYEGYSFSIFGQQWAFLDNFRGTFRWHICFNFVVLRMISFGFDYHWRDQDSHFDMEKHCKRCHICKSGKSCYQALQESRPQNDKFAYTTYLCYLLYAPLYIAGPILSFKAFASQLEVTQNTHSVKNVALYGFRWLFSLLLMELMTHLFYYNSFANSGLWKHMSPMDIFIIGYGVLNFMWLKFLLIWRFFRFWSLINGIEAPENMPKCINNCHSLEDFWKNWHASFNKWLVRYIYIPLGGSQKKLLNVWVVFTFVAIWHDLEWKLLSWAWLTCLFFIPELALKSAANAFQAESSFGEFIFREINAVAGAITITSLMVANLVGFVIGPKGINWLLDSFLSKEGLPVLGAMFITFYVGTKLMFHIEEARKRSR, encoded by the exons ATGGGTACATCTGCTGCGAACAAGGAAAACTTCAAAGGCAGTAGAATTGAGCCCTGGAAGCAGAAAGAACTGTATTTTTTGGTGACTtatgcttttgttttctatgTCATCATCATTCGCCGTTCCCTTCAACTCTCTCATG ATTATGGCAAGCAATTATTTGGTTTACGCCCAGGATGGCTCATACCTAGGCAACTCAAT GATGTCACAGATGCTCAATGGAGGAATTTGCGAGGAAATATACCTGTTCTTACTGTTGTCTTTGGCATTTTTACTCTGCTTGCCAACTTGATGAGGgcttttttcaatttaaaagtGGGGGGAATGTCCATTAtctggcttttattttctttgaccTATCTATCATATCTACATGGAGCTTG CATCATATTTGTCCTATCAATAGCAACTGTTAATTTTCTTCTCGTGAAG ATATTTGCACAGAAGAAGTACTTTCCACTTGTAATTTGGAGTTACAactctttttttcttgtctGTAATCGCATTTATGAAGGATATTCATTCTCAATTTTTGG GCAACAGTGGGCATTTTTGGACAATTTCCGAGGGACTTTTAGGTGGCACATATGCTTCAACTTTG TTGTTTTACGCATGATTAGCTTTGGCTTTGATTATCATTGGAGAGATCAAGATTCTCATTTTGATATGGag AAGCATTGCAAACGTTGTCATATTTGTAAATCAGGAAAATCTTGCTATCAAGCTTTACAG GAGAGCAGACCACAGAATGACAAGTTTGCATATACCACATACCTTTGTTACTTGCTGTATGCTCCTCTTTACATTGCTGGTCCAATATTGAGCTTCAAAGCTTTTGCCTCACAG CTAGAAGTTACTCAAAATACTCATTCAGTTAAGAATGTGGCACTCTATGGTTTCCGTTGGCTATTTAGTCTTCTCCTCATGGAATTGATGACACATTTGTTCTATTATAATTCATTTGCTAATAG TGGTTTGTGGAAGCACATGTCTCCCATGGATATCTTCATCATTGGATATGGG GTCTTAAACTTCATGTGgctaaaatttttattgatcTGGCGCTTTTTCCGTTTCTGGTCATTG ATAAATGGAATTGAGGCTCCAGAGAATATGCCAAAATGTATTAATAATTGCCACAGCTTGGAAGACTTCTGGAAAAATTGGCATGCTTCCTTTAACAAGTGGCTTGTGAG GTACATATACATTCCTCTTGGGGGATCTCAGAAAAAGCTACTGAATGTATGGGTTGTGTTCACATTTGTTGCCATCTGGCATGATTTAGAGTG GAAGCTTCTTTCATGGGCATGGTTAACATGTTTATTCTTTATCCCTGAGTTGGCTTTAAAATCAGCAGCAAATGCATTTCAG GCTGAGAGTTCTTTTGGGGAATTCATATTTCGTGAAATCAATGCTGTTGCTGGTGCAATCACAATTACTTCCCTCATG GTGGCAAATCTGGTTGGTTTTGTTATTGGACCCAAAGGCATTAATTGGCTTCTTGATTCTTTCCTTAGCAAGGAAG GGCTGCCTGTTCTCGGTGCAATGTTTATCACATTTTACGTGGGAACAAAG CTTATGTTCCACATAGAGGAGGCCAGAAAAAGGTCACGTTGA